From the genome of Hathewaya histolytica, one region includes:
- a CDS encoding clostripain-related cysteine peptidase: MKNKKFKKWTILIYTDGNNEMEDIMFKSMNDCKSVEVKEDINLVMQIGLLGESKLYNKNKFSGVRRYYLNAKEPMLLENLGKANMGDPNILYNFIRWGIKEFPAHHYMVIISGHGTSFVGALTDTSLDKNYIMGIPEMIKAISLGCKELKSIIDILVLDMCFMNSIEILYELSQYESIDRMITYTDTAPYGGLGYKKLVEAIEKNCNLKDIDLFTKNLITNLNFNLTAYDLDKFKLELIKKKFSYLAFNYLNNKERSKNPLDIINSIHPSNPYYSFNNTYYDYFNEINGTIKSTIIHDKSKFNGINSSIKIENKDINNLIAFYRKLEFSRENSWTDLLYNNSNTQKRDINKVKVRTPTSSLTTTHYILQFNPN; the protein is encoded by the coding sequence ATGAAAAATAAAAAATTTAAAAAATGGACTATTTTAATTTATACAGATGGTAACAATGAGATGGAAGATATTATGTTTAAATCTATGAATGATTGCAAAAGTGTAGAAGTGAAAGAAGATATTAATTTAGTAATGCAAATAGGACTCCTTGGAGAAAGCAAACTATACAATAAAAACAAATTTTCTGGTGTAAGAAGGTATTACTTAAATGCAAAAGAACCTATGCTACTTGAAAACTTAGGAAAAGCTAATATGGGTGACCCTAATATTTTGTATAACTTTATAAGGTGGGGAATTAAAGAATTCCCTGCTCATCACTATATGGTTATAATCTCTGGTCATGGTACTAGTTTTGTAGGAGCTTTAACAGATACAAGCTTAGATAAGAATTATATTATGGGAATACCAGAAATGATTAAAGCCATTAGTTTAGGATGTAAAGAATTAAAATCTATTATAGATATTTTGGTGCTTGACATGTGTTTTATGAATTCTATAGAAATCCTTTACGAATTATCACAATATGAAAGTATCGATCGTATGATAACTTATACTGATACAGCTCCCTATGGTGGTCTTGGTTATAAAAAGTTAGTTGAAGCTATAGAAAAAAACTGTAATTTAAAAGATATAGATTTATTTACAAAAAACCTAATAACTAATTTAAATTTTAACTTAACCGCTTATGATTTAGATAAATTTAAGCTAGAGCTTATTAAAAAAAAATTTAGTTATTTAGCTTTTAATTATTTAAACAATAAAGAGCGTAGCAAAAATCCCTTAGACATAATAAATAGTATTCATCCTAGCAATCCTTATTATTCGTTTAATAATACTTATTATGATTATTTTAATGAAATAAATGGCACTATTAAATCAACTATCATACATGATAAATCCAAATTTAATGGAATAAACTCCTCTATAAAAATAGAAAATAAAGATATCAATAATTTAATAGCATTCTATCGTAAATTAGAATTTTCAAGAGAAAATTCTTGGACAGATTTATTGTATAATAATTCTAATACACAGAAAAGAGACATAAATAAAGTTAAAGTAAGAACCCCTACTTCCTCACTCACAACCACTCATTACATTCTCCAATTTAACCCTAATTAA